A stretch of Lathyrus oleraceus cultivar Zhongwan6 chromosome 6, CAAS_Psat_ZW6_1.0, whole genome shotgun sequence DNA encodes these proteins:
- the LOC127094447 gene encoding uncharacterized mitochondrial protein AtMg00810-like encodes MQSEFDALIRNKTWDLVPRPCDANLIRCMWIFRHKKNSDGSFECYKARLVGDGRSQVAGMNCDETFSPMVKPATIRTPLGFRDLRHPDYVCRLKKSLYGLKQAPRAWYQRFDDYVATIGFRHSTSDHSLFIYRQVLDMAYVLLYVDDIILITSTQVLRKSIMSLLASEFAMKDLDPLSYFLGIAVSRHPDGIFLSQSTYASEIIERDGMTSCKPSATPVDTKQKLRTSSDTSYEDPSLYRSLARALQYLTFTRLDISYVVQQVCLHMHAPRMEHMLALKRILRYVQGILHFGIHLSPSPITKLISYTDVDWGGCPDTIRSTSGYWVFLGDNLISWSSKRQPTLSRSNAEAEYRGVTNVVSESCWIHNLLLELHFPIPQATLVYCDNVSVIYLSGNPMQHQHTKHIEMDIHFVREKVARGQARVLHVHSRHQIADIFTK; translated from the exons atgcaatctgaatttgatGCTCTTATTCGAAATAAGACGTGGGATTTAGTTCCTCGTCCTTGTGATGCTAATCTTATTCGATGTATGTGGATTTTTAGGCATAAGAAAAATTCTGATGGCTCATTTGAGTGTTATAAGGCTCGTCTTGTAGGTGATGGCAGGTCACAGGTTGCAGGTATGAATTGTGATGAGACTTTTAGCCCCATGGTGAAACCCGCTACCATTCGAACA CCATTGGGTTTCCGCGACCTCCGTCATCCAGATTATGTATGTCGGTTGAAGAAGTCATTGTATGGTCTCAAGCAAGCGCCTAGGGCATGGTACCAACGTTTTGATGACTATGTCGCCACCATTGGCTTTCGCCATAGCACATCAGACCACTCCCTCTTCATATATCGACAAGTTTTAGACATGGCCTACGTTTTGCTGTATGTAGACGACATCATCCTCATCACCTCCACTCAGGTCCTCCGCAAATCAATTATGTCACTCTTAGCATCTGAGTTTGCAATGAAGGATTTGGACCCTCTAAGTTACTTTCTAGGTATTGCAGTATCTCGTCATCCTGATGGAATATTTCTCAGTCAAAGTACTTATGCATCAGAGATCATTGAACGTGATGGCATGACGTCCTGTAAACCATCAGCCACTCCTGTTGACAccaagcagaaactcagaaccTCCTCCGACACTTCTTATGAGGATCCCTCCTTATATCGGAGTCTTGCAAGGGCCCTACAGTATCTCACCTTCACTCGACTTGATATATCATATGTTGTTCAACAAGTTTGTCTTCACATGCATGCCCCTCGCATGGAACACATGCTTGCTCTTAAGCGCATTTTGCGCTATGTTCAAGGCATCTTACACTTTGGAATACACTTATCCCCATCTCCCATTACAAAACTTATCTCCTACACTGACGTTGATTGGGGTGGATGTCCTGACACCATACGTTCTACATCTGGGTACTGGGTTTTTCTAGGTGACAACCTTATTTCTTGGTCTTCTAAAAGGCAGCCAACTCTCTCCCGTTCCAATGCTGAAGCCGAATATAGGGGGGTTACCAATGTTGTATCTGAATCGTGTTGGATTCACAATCTTCTCCTGGAACTTCATTTTCCTATTCCTCAGGCCACTTTGGTGTATTGTGACAATGTTAGTGTCATCTATCTATCTGGTAATCCTATGCAGCATCAGCAcactaagcatattgagatggACATTCATTTTGTTCGGGAAAAGGTAGCTCGTGGTCAGGCTCGCGTCCTTCATGTTCACTCAAGACATCAGATCGCAGACATCTTCACCAAATGA